In one window of Pseudobdellovibrionaceae bacterium DNA:
- a CDS encoding nitroreductase family protein gives MKSDDLYKLMTSRKSIRKFKPEPIPREILDRVLAAGMQAPSGKNRQNWRFFVVTGEKRNAYLKYSQKSWLGIKDILKERLKPSLYEFTERFFFTLGDAPVIFFCYSMNDPDERYLTSVGSVYMAVQNMILAAVSEGLGTCPMGAPLEIETEVNRFLEIEKIKMKEGAELQLLCALVLGFPDHDPPKAPRQTDGRVVWLA, from the coding sequence ATGAAATCTGATGATCTCTACAAATTAATGACCAGCCGAAAGTCGATTCGAAAGTTTAAACCGGAGCCGATTCCTCGTGAAATTTTGGATCGTGTTTTAGCCGCAGGAATGCAGGCCCCCTCTGGCAAAAACCGACAAAACTGGCGTTTTTTTGTGGTCACAGGTGAAAAGCGAAACGCCTATTTGAAGTATTCGCAAAAAAGTTGGCTTGGCATTAAAGACATTTTGAAGGAGCGTCTTAAGCCCTCGCTTTATGAATTCACAGAACGATTTTTTTTCACATTGGGCGACGCACCTGTCATTTTTTTTTGCTATTCAATGAATGATCCGGATGAGCGATATCTAACCAGTGTAGGTAGTGTATATATGGCCGTGCAGAACATGATTCTTGCCGCCGTGAGCGAAGGTCTCGGGACTTGCCCCATGGGCGCTCCACTAGAAATTGAAACGGAAGTGAATCGATTTCTAGAAATTGAAAAAATCAAAATGAAAGAAGGGGCTGAGCTTCAGTTGCTATGTGCGCTAGTGTTGGGTTTTCCAGACCACGATCCGCCGAAAGCTCCACGGCAAACAGATGGTCGGGTTGTTTGGCTAGCCTGA